In Nematostella vectensis chromosome 2, jaNemVect1.1, whole genome shotgun sequence, one genomic interval encodes:
- the LOC5515785 gene encoding protein Dr1: MAEREALADDDVTLPRAAVNKMIKEMIPNMRVSNDARELILNCCTEFIHLISSEANDVCNRQMKKTISPDHILLALEGLGFQHYIEDVKSVLAECKTQAANKRRASTKLEHLGIPEEELLRQQQELFQQARLQQAQAEQEEYQQLQQAQALALQQQQQSGQLQPPTATATGQPSRINQPTQPYAGP, encoded by the exons atggcggaaagAGAAGCGCTTGCGGACGACGATGTTACCTTACCACGGG CTGCAGTTAACAAGATGATCAAGGAGATGATTCCAAACATGAGGGTTTCTAATGATGCTAGAGAACTCATTCTTAACTGTTGCACAG aattcatACATCTCATATCATCAGAAGCAAATGATGTTTGCAATCGACAGATGAAGAAAACCATTTCTCCTGATCATATTCTGCTAGCTCTAGAG GGTCTTGGCTTTCAGCATTATATAGAAGATGTGAAGTCTGTCTTGGCCGAATGCAAAACACAAGCAGCG AATAAAAGACGAGCAAGTACAAAGTTGGAACACCTT GGCATTCCTGAAGAAGAGTTACTGCGTCAACAGCAAGAGTTATTTCAACAAGCAAGACTACAACAGGCCCAG GCTGAGCAAGAAGAATATCAACAGTTACAACAAGCTCAAGCTTTGGcattacaacaacaacagcaatctGGTCAACTACAACCACCTACTGCTACTGCAACAGGGCAACCTTCTAGGATAAACCAGCCTACCCAGCCTTACGCAGGGCCCTAA
- the LOC5515722 gene encoding histamine H2 receptor translates to MMINTTNLSCEYSAEIEAMVLFSGVNKLTRKRVVLAQAIIHGVCCPFTVTLNFLIILVLLKIRSLRSNTNIMIGLLAVVDLLMGLIIQPSLVAENIMHYSKDQFSCSDLIYHYHSDRVLFLVLQTLTFSSLHHLTLINIERYIGIRETFRYPVIITQKRLVIAVVCAWLLAGILSFNVIFPALILPMNTSVLACVLVCVYCSFVVTRESRRHHRQIIAQHMAVGLPPNMLPRKAIWVFVFLTVVILISYILAGLTRCLADEATSILTLPSSLVVLNALFNPIIFISRSKEFRIELRGVLGIRPGAER, encoded by the coding sequence ATGATGATCAATACCACCAATCTCAGCTGCGAGTATTCCGCAGAGATAGAAGCGATGGTCCTCTTCTCAGGAGTGAACAAGCTAACAAGAAAGAGAGTAGTGCTTGCCCAAGCTATTATACACGGGGTCTGTTGTCCCTTCACCGTCACATTAAACTTCCTTATCATTCTAGTCCTACTAAAGATTCGCTCACTCCGCAGCAACACCAATATCATGATCGGCCTTCTTGCCGTAGTTGATTTACTGATGGGTTTGATCATACAGCCTTCTCTGGTAGCAGAAAACATCATGCATTATTCGAAGGACCAGTTCTCCTGCTCAGATCTTATATACCACTATCATTCCGACCGCGTGCTATTCCTGGTCCTGCAGACCCTGACTTTCAGCTCTTTGCACCACTTGACGCTGATAAACATTGAGCGTTACATTGGAATAAGGGAGACTTTTCGTTACCCCGTGATTATCACGCAAAAGCGCTTAGTGATCGCAGTGGTTTGCGCATGGCTTCTAGCGGGGATCTTATCGTTTAATGTGATTTTCCCGGCGCTCATTCTACCGATGAACACATCCGTCCTCGCCTGCGTCCTTGTTTGTGTCTATTGCAGCTTTGTGGTGACCCGAGAGAGTAGAAGACACCACAGGCAGATTATCGCCCAACATATGGCCGTCGGATTGCCGCCCAACATGCTCCCACGAAAGGCAATCTGGGTATTTGTCTTTCTTACTGTGGTTATTCTAATCTCGTATATCCTGGCAGGGCTAACACGCTGTCTGGCCGATGAGGCAACGTCTATTTTAACACTCCCCTCCTCTCTCGTAGTATTGAATGCACTTTTTAACCCCATTATCTTCATCAGTCGAAGCAAAGAATTCCGAATTGAGCTTAGGGGTGTTCTTGGAATCCGTCCAGGGGCTGAACGGTAA